The following coding sequences lie in one Leptospira inadai serovar Lyme str. 10 genomic window:
- a CDS encoding hydroxymethylglutaryl-CoA lyase — MPIKITEVGPRDGLQNESLPVSTSDKLIFIHKLEEAGLRNIEATSFVKKEAIPQLFDAKELSASLNLNGKTNFSALTPNLKGYQAANEAGYKEVAVFTAASESFTKRNINRTIAESIQGFTEIFREANKDGIRVRGYVSTVIDCPYEGKIDPKKVLEVAKILLDLGAYEISLGETIGTAVPMEVQALLETVLQEIPAEKLAGHFHDTYGMAIANVQKSYDMGIRSFDSSSGGLGGCPYAKGASGNLATEDLLYFLHKSEIQTEIELDKVIEASSFMEGVLNRKLASRSYIASKAKASS; from the coding sequence ATGCCGATCAAAATCACGGAAGTCGGCCCGAGAGACGGGCTCCAAAACGAATCCCTACCCGTATCCACCTCCGATAAACTGATATTCATACATAAATTGGAAGAGGCCGGTCTTAGAAATATCGAAGCCACTTCTTTCGTTAAGAAGGAAGCGATTCCGCAGCTCTTTGACGCAAAAGAACTTTCGGCTTCCTTAAACTTGAACGGAAAAACGAATTTTAGCGCTCTCACACCGAATTTAAAAGGTTACCAAGCCGCAAACGAAGCCGGCTATAAGGAAGTCGCGGTCTTTACTGCGGCTTCCGAAAGTTTTACGAAACGGAATATCAATCGAACGATCGCAGAATCGATCCAAGGGTTTACGGAGATTTTTAGGGAAGCGAATAAAGACGGGATTCGAGTCAGAGGATATGTTTCCACGGTGATCGATTGTCCTTACGAAGGAAAAATCGATCCTAAAAAAGTCCTAGAGGTCGCCAAGATCTTATTGGACCTAGGAGCTTACGAAATTTCCCTAGGGGAGACGATCGGTACTGCGGTCCCTATGGAAGTGCAGGCCTTACTGGAGACAGTCTTGCAGGAAATTCCTGCGGAAAAATTGGCCGGGCATTTTCACGATACGTACGGGATGGCAATTGCGAACGTTCAAAAGTCGTACGATATGGGGATTCGTTCCTTCGATTCCTCTTCGGGCGGATTGGGAGGATGTCCCTACGCAAAAGGCGCCTCCGGTAATTTAGCTACGGAAGATCTATTATATTTCCTGCATAAATCCGAAATTCAAACCGAAATCGAATTGGATAAGGTAATCGAAGCCTCGTCCTTTATGGAAGGAGTATTGAATCGTAAACTCGCTTCCAGATCCTATATTGCATCGAAAGCAAAGGCTAGTTCCTAA
- a CDS encoding TIGR02757 family protein, with translation MAYESRIRRNFQKLYEAYTRPEFLDSDPLFLCYLYKSPEDKEFVGILSALFAYGNVSSIRGFLSRLLTPMGDKPKSYLLSEGTRVWKGKLGPYRFQKEADILLFLEGLRIAYEETKRIGSPYLEPWFSPLEGTDSRLEKRIAGFQSRFGDVLSRISAKWNTYGLNFLIGTGKEASAYKRYCMYLRWMVRKEAPDLGLYDTIHPRELVFPLDTHINRLAEILGASARKTSDFKKSREITNFFLKLYPDDPLRMDFSLSRLGILRKCKTKYIPDLCETCEVKNICGIYAAK, from the coding sequence ATGGCCTACGAGAGTCGCATACGACGAAATTTTCAGAAACTATACGAGGCTTACACCCGCCCCGAGTTTTTGGACAGCGACCCCCTATTCCTTTGCTATTTGTATAAATCCCCGGAAGATAAGGAATTCGTAGGAATTCTTTCGGCCTTATTCGCTTACGGAAACGTCTCCTCTATCCGCGGATTTCTTTCCCGACTTCTTACGCCCATGGGAGACAAGCCTAAGTCATATCTACTTTCCGAAGGAACTCGAGTTTGGAAAGGAAAATTAGGACCGTACCGATTTCAAAAAGAGGCGGATATTCTTTTGTTCCTGGAAGGATTACGGATCGCTTATGAAGAAACGAAACGGATCGGATCTCCCTACCTAGAGCCTTGGTTTTCGCCTCTGGAAGGAACCGACTCGAGGTTGGAGAAGAGAATCGCCGGATTTCAATCTAGATTCGGCGATGTCCTTTCCCGGATTAGTGCAAAATGGAATACGTACGGCCTTAATTTTCTGATCGGAACCGGAAAGGAAGCCTCGGCATATAAGAGATATTGCATGTATCTGCGCTGGATGGTGAGAAAAGAAGCGCCGGATTTGGGACTGTACGATACCATTCATCCCCGTGAGCTCGTATTTCCGCTAGATACGCATATCAATCGCCTGGCGGAAATTCTCGGAGCCAGCGCAAGGAAAACCTCCGATTTCAAGAAATCCCGCGAAATCACGAATTTCTTTTTAAAACTTTATCCCGATGATCCGTTGCGAATGGACTTTTCCTTATCTAGATTGGGAATACTGAGAAAATGTAAAACGAAATATATTCCGGATCTATGCGAAACCTGCGAAGTCAAAAATATATGCGGAATTTACGCCGCAAAATGA
- a CDS encoding ABC transporter ATP-binding protein translates to MKNVSFSVFPGEALLVRGRNGAGKTTLLRSVLHHGKFGSNFRFQSQAHPKISYLGHELGLYTTLSLEENLEYFRGISGTFRDSSEIETWLKEFRLWNRRNDPVSSYSRGMKQKAAVIRTLAPVSDLYLLDEPLTALDGEGAIAAKTLLESVCRESAMLLVTHDPSFVLRVPTGILELGEPNK, encoded by the coding sequence TTGAAGAACGTATCCTTCTCGGTTTTTCCGGGGGAAGCTCTGCTCGTAAGAGGAAGAAACGGGGCCGGAAAAACGACTCTATTACGCTCGGTTCTTCATCACGGAAAATTCGGTTCGAATTTCCGGTTTCAGTCCCAGGCTCATCCGAAGATTTCCTATCTCGGGCATGAGTTGGGTTTATATACCACGCTTAGTTTGGAGGAAAATTTGGAATATTTTAGGGGAATCTCGGGAACGTTTCGGGATTCGTCCGAGATAGAAACTTGGTTGAAAGAATTTCGGTTATGGAATCGGAGAAACGATCCCGTTTCTTCCTATTCGCGCGGGATGAAACAGAAGGCGGCCGTTATCAGAACACTGGCTCCGGTTTCCGACTTATACTTGTTAGACGAACCCCTTACCGCTTTGGATGGAGAGGGTGCAATCGCCGCAAAAACGCTTTTAGAATCCGTCTGCAGAGAATCTGCGATGTTGCTTGTGACTCATGACCCCTCGTTTGTTTTACGAGTTCCGACCGGAATTCTGGAATTGGGGGAGCCTAACAAATGA
- a CDS encoding tetratricopeptide repeat protein: MGTIWVRKAILQGINFSLLGASFLSFLLPQSELRGQFKIGGKEYAGVLWGENDLLDPEFYQDGSLLRTDQDFILAAGRNWKGDPPPSKGTFEFEGKQIQNSGLFNNEAVQLIQTADSQKRSIAIRMLEAGVRFDPAFFAFRYNLGRAYHINKNYQKAVLQFEYATAEVPQYYRTYIHMGVLSELLNEPFQAVLFYKKAVERNAFQTEALILLAEHYIKTDLKNRAKIYIQKALTIDQNSPDAKLGLARLELMGGRDYYAYKIFRNTDLHDDQGNQRSYNKKFHFYFAETASRIGDYVTAAKQYEELLKYPNDPFFTEFSSKIIERRRDLAKRFAEIKALDEEAEKEQ; this comes from the coding sequence ATGGGGACAATTTGGGTCAGAAAAGCGATTTTACAAGGCATAAATTTCTCCTTACTTGGAGCCAGCTTCCTGTCATTTCTCCTCCCTCAATCGGAACTTCGGGGGCAATTTAAAATCGGTGGGAAAGAATATGCGGGAGTTCTCTGGGGAGAAAACGACTTATTAGATCCGGAGTTCTACCAAGACGGCAGCTTGCTCCGTACGGATCAGGACTTTATTCTAGCCGCAGGACGAAACTGGAAGGGAGATCCTCCTCCCTCCAAGGGAACTTTCGAATTCGAAGGAAAGCAGATTCAAAATAGCGGCCTCTTCAATAATGAAGCGGTTCAACTGATACAAACCGCCGATTCCCAAAAGCGAAGTATCGCAATCAGAATGTTGGAAGCGGGAGTGCGTTTCGATCCCGCCTTTTTTGCCTTTCGGTATAATCTAGGTAGAGCATACCATATCAATAAGAACTACCAAAAAGCGGTTCTGCAATTCGAATACGCAACCGCGGAAGTCCCTCAATATTATAGAACTTACATTCATATGGGAGTGCTTTCCGAACTCCTGAACGAGCCTTTCCAAGCCGTCCTATTTTACAAGAAAGCGGTGGAACGAAATGCGTTTCAAACCGAAGCCTTGATACTATTAGCGGAGCATTATATTAAGACCGATTTGAAAAATAGGGCAAAGATCTATATCCAGAAAGCCCTGACCATCGATCAAAATAGTCCCGATGCAAAATTAGGATTGGCCCGCTTGGAACTCATGGGTGGCCGGGATTATTATGCATATAAAATCTTTCGAAACACGGATCTCCACGACGACCAAGGGAATCAGCGATCCTACAATAAGAAGTTTCATTTTTACTTCGCGGAAACTGCGAGTCGTATCGGCGATTATGTCACGGCTGCAAAGCAATACGAGGAATTACTGAAATATCCTAACGATCCTTTCTTTACCGAATTCTCCTCAAAAATCATAGAGCGGCGCAGGGACCTGGCTAAACGATTTGCGGAAATAAAAGCTTTGGACGAGGAAGCGGAAAAGGAACAATAA
- a CDS encoding ABC transporter ATP-binding protein: MEAADSFPKYALEVKGVSLRSPDKTFLSDIFLRVDAGEFLAILGRSGSGKSTLLRVLLGLPFPSSWLLDGTVRFFGKKKSFHPARTIQPVFQDSASSFNPVWTMEASLSEPLRLFREENEYSSLLQKWLPVLGLEEKDRNRLPSSFSGGELQRFALLRALVCRPKILLLDEATSALDPILNSEVLSALSRLRKEEGTTILWVTHNVKSASKFCTRIGVMDAGKLVEEGPSREIFLNPREKETRLLFAASPGEGRK, encoded by the coding sequence ATGGAAGCAGCCGATTCGTTTCCTAAGTACGCATTGGAAGTCAAAGGGGTTTCCCTTCGTTCGCCAGACAAAACGTTTCTAAGCGACATCTTCTTGAGAGTGGATGCGGGAGAATTTCTCGCTATACTGGGCCGGTCCGGTTCCGGTAAATCCACTCTGCTGCGCGTTCTTTTGGGCCTTCCATTTCCTTCTTCTTGGTTATTAGACGGAACGGTTCGATTCTTCGGCAAAAAGAAGTCCTTTCATCCTGCTCGGACCATCCAACCCGTTTTTCAAGATTCCGCTTCGAGCTTTAATCCCGTTTGGACGATGGAGGCCAGCCTTTCGGAGCCTTTGCGTCTGTTTCGAGAAGAGAACGAGTATTCTTCTTTATTGCAAAAGTGGTTACCTGTACTCGGGCTGGAAGAGAAAGATCGGAATCGATTGCCTTCTTCCTTTTCGGGAGGTGAATTGCAAAGATTCGCTCTTCTTAGGGCGCTTGTCTGTCGTCCGAAAATTCTTCTTTTGGACGAGGCGACTTCCGCATTGGATCCGATTTTAAATTCCGAAGTGCTCTCCGCTTTGTCCAGATTGCGAAAGGAGGAGGGGACGACGATACTCTGGGTGACGCATAACGTAAAATCCGCGTCTAAATTCTGTACTCGAATAGGAGTGATGGATGCAGGGAAATTAGTGGAAGAAGGACCAAGTAGGGAAATTTTCCTCAATCCCCGGGAGAAGGAAACGCGGCTTTTATTCGCGGCTTCCCCCGGAGAAGGTAGAAAATAG